In the genome of Synechococcus sp. UW179A, the window GGGAGCGATACGCCTCCTCGTTGGCACTCTCCTGGAGCTGACGCATGCTCTCGATCGCTGAGCCAAACAGGACGGCGGAAGCAATCACGACACCGTGGAGATAAACCAATCTGGTGCGCGGAATCTGTGCCGGTGTATTGCGGATGAAAGTGCCAAGAAAAATCGTGAGAATGACGCCGATACCGGCACCGGTAAAGGCAGCCCAGAGCACCTTGAAACCGTTAAATCCAGAAGGAGCCGCGTTGCGGGAGTGAGACCTTGTTGAGCGACTCATGAGCTGATCGGGCTCGAACGATCCGCCTGCCCAAGCAGGGACTTGAGCACGACGTAAAACACCGGCACAACGAACAGCGAGAGGACGGTGGCGATCAGAAGACCACCAAACACCACAGCCCCGAGGGACGTCTGGCTACGGGCACCGGCACCGCTGGCGAAGACCAGCGGCATGAAACCGAACAGCGAGGAGATCGCCGTCATCAAGATCGGCCGCAGACGGGAACCGGCCGCAAAACGGGCGGCCTCTAGGGCATTGGCACCAGCCTGCATCCGCTGATTGGCCATATCCACGATCAGGATTCCATTGCCAGCGGCAAGGCCGATCAACATCACCAGACCCACCTGGGCATAAACATTGAGCACTTCACCCCGCAAGACCAGAAAGGCGAGTGCGCCCAACATGGCTGTCGGCACTGTCATCAGAATGATCAGCGGATCGGCGTAGCTTTCGTACTGCGCAGACAGCACCAGGTACACCGCCAGGATGCCAAGGGCAAAGATCACCACTGCCAGGGCACCGGCCTTCACTTCCTCACGGGAAATTCCAGTCCAGTCGAAACTGAGGCCCTGCGGGTTGATGGTCTCGAAGATTCCCTTCATCGCTGTGATCGCCTGACCAGAGCTATTCCCTGCAGCGGGCGTGCCTTCGATCTTGATGGCTCTGTAGAGATTGAAGTGAGGAACCACCGTGGGCCCCAGGGTTTCACGCACGCTGAAGAACTCCGCCAGCGAAATCAGATCACCGTTAGTGCTCTTGACGTAGAGAGCTGAAAGACGCTCAGGGGTCGCACGACTTTGAGCATCGGCCTGGACATAGACCCGACGCACCTTGCCCTCCTGGAAGGTGTCGTTCACATAGAGACCACCGAAGTTGATGCTGAAGGTCTGCATGGCAGCACCGAAGTCAACATCAACAGCGGCCATGCGATCGCGATCCACTTCAATCTCGATCTGTGGCGATTCAGGAGCGAACAAGGTGTAAACGCGGTTGAGATCAGGGTCGGCGTTACCGGCCTGGATCAGGCGTGCTGCCGTGCCATAAAAATCAGCCAGGCTGTAGGCCCCACCGCTCTGGTCGAGAAGCTGAAACTCGAAGCCGCCGCCGGTGCCGTAACCGGGGATGGCGGGAGGTTCAACGACAAACACCCTGGCACCATCGACCGAACGGGCCAGCTTCTGATTCAGCCGCTCCACGATCGCCCCAACGGTCTGATCCCGTTGCTTTCGCTCAGACCAGTTCCGGGTCCCGAAGAAGAACAAGCCCTTGTTGGGACTATTGCCATCCAGGCTTGCGCCGCTGAACACCGACGCCGCAGTGATGTTCTTTTCTGTGCGCAGCACCGCAGCCACCTGCTGATTGATCGCTTCAGTGACCTGGGTGGAGACACCTTCCGGAGCCTGAACGACTCCGATCGCGTAACCCTGATCTTCGATCGGCACGAATCCCCCAGGAATGGCCCGGAAGGCGACGGCCGTGAGCAAAATGCCAATGCCGAGGATGCTCATCACCAGTCGACGTCGACCGAGAGCCCACTCCAACGCCGAGGCGTAGCGGCTCTCCATCACGGCATAAAAGCTGTTGAACTTGGCGAAAATGAGCGGGGTGCACCAACCCAGAGCCAGGCCCAGAGCTGGATAGACGGTCACCGGAATGACCCGACTGACCCCCACGAGAATCAAACCGGTGATGGCACCACCGATGCTGAACGGCAGGGTGACTGGTCGATCGATCAAGCGCCCCAGCAGCAGGCCAATCAATGCACCAACAGCCATCGGGATCAGCACCAGGGGCGCTCCGGCACCGGCCACCAGCAATCCATACACAAAGCCGATCACCGTGCCAGCGATGGCATAGCTCCGCCGTCCTGGATCCTTCGATTCGCGCGCCAGCAACAGGGCGGACAACATCGGTGAGAAGGTGAGCGCATTGAAGGTAGAGATGGCGATCGAGAAGATCACAGTGGCCGCGAACTGTTTGTAGATCGTTCCGGTCGCACCAGGGAAAAACAGAACCGGCAGAAACACAGCAAACTTCACCAGCGAGGTGGCGATCACTGCTGAAAACAGCTCATCCATGGTGGCTTTCGCTGCCTCCAGGGCCGTCATCCCCTCCGATTTTTTGGTGGAGGTGTCCTCAATCACGGTGATCGCATCGTCAACCACGAGACCCGTGGCCAGCACCAGACCGAACAGGGTGAGCTGATTGAGAGAAAACCCAAAGCCAAGCACCAGACCGAAAGTGCCGATCAGCGCCACGGGGATTGCAATTCCGGGAACAAGGGTGGCCTTCCAGTTCTGAAGAAACAGGAAAAGAATCAGAACAACGAGCACCACCGCATCCCGAAGGGAATTCACCACGCCCTGAATGGACGCGGTGATGAAGTCGGTGTTGTCGTAGATCTTCTCCATCTTCATGCCTACGGGCATCGTCATCTCAAAGTCGGCTAAAACCTGCTTCACGCCATCCGACACCTCCAGCGCATTGCTACCTGAAAGTTGATAGACAGCCAGCCCAACGGAAGGAACTCCCTGGAGATCGGTCGCGCTGACGGCATACGACTCACCACCGAGCTGGACGTCGCCCACATCTCCAAGACGCACAAGGCCACCCCCCTCAGCAGTTCGCACCACCATCTGCTCGAAGTCCTCGACGCTGCGCAGGCGGCCTTGCAGCTGCACGGTGAACGTGAACTGCTGCCCCGTCGGAGCAGGTTCACCACCAACCTGACCAGCGGGTACGAGGCGATTCTGACTGGAGAGCTGGTTGACCACATCGGTCGACGTGAGGCCAAAGCTGGTGAGCTTGTCAGGATCAAGCCACAGCCGAAACGCCAATTTGCGGTTGCCGAAGTAGGTGAGGTCGCCGACGCCCCCCACCCGCTTGATGGCATCAGTGAGCTTTAGATCCAGCAGTCCGCTGATCGTCTCAGCGCTGTAGGTGATCTGGTCAGGATCCTCACTACCAAAGTTGTAGACGAGCAGAATCGAGTTAGACGCTTTATTGACGCTGACGCCGGCCTTACGAACCTCCTCTGGCAGCTGCGGTTCTGCCAGAGCGACACGGTTCTGCACATTGACCTGATTGATGTCACCGTCGGTGCCGCTGGCAAAGGCCACATCGATGGCACTAACACCATCGGCGGAACTATTGGACTTGATGAAGTCCATGTTCTCCACACCGTTGATCTGCTGCTCAAGAACACTGGTGACGCCCTCCTCAACAGAGACGGCATCGGCACCGGTGTAATTAGCCCTGACTTTGACGGTGGGAGGAGCGATGTCCGGGAGATTCTCAATCGGAAGCAGCGGAATCGCAATCAATCCCACGATCACGATCAAGATGCTGCAGACCGTTGTGAGAACGGGTCTGGTAATAAAATTATTGGAGGCGGACATGACTCAGTCGCTCAGTTCTTCACCTTCACGGGCACGCCGTGGCGCAGGCTGAGCAGATTGCTGGTAATCACCTTCTGTCCGACCCTGAGCCCCCTGGTGACGGGATAGCGGTTGTTTTGCAGGGGACCGAGATTGACTGGCGTTTGCAGGGCAAAAAGGGTCGCGGAGGGAATCACGCCACGCTCAATCCCCCGCTTGATCCTGGCCAGGTCAGCCTTGCCAGGCTGTGCTTCAAGCTCCTGGAGTGTTCCGAGACGGAACACAAAGCTCTGACCGGAGGTCTGTGTGACGGCAGCAAATGGAACGGACGGCTCCTGGCGAGATTCCAGCTGAACCCGGGTACGCAACCTCTGACCGTTGCGCAGCTTTCCATCTGGATTGGGGAACTGCGCCATCACCAGAAGGGCCTGTGTTCCGGAGTTGATTCCAGGGTCAACCGACATCACCGAGCTCCTGGCCATCACCTCGTTCCGCCCCGGAAGACTGAGCAACACCGGCAATCCAATCCTGATGCGATCGGCATAGGTTGAAGGCACCTCCACCCTGGCCTCCAGGGTGTTGTTACGAATCAACTTGGTGAACGGGTCGCCATTTCTCACCACATCCCCGACCTGCACGGAGACGTCTGCCACGGTTCCAGCGATCGGTGCCTGCAGATTGCTGTAGGCCAGAGTGGCCTCCTGAGCTCTGACCTCTTCCCTGGAAGCGATATAGATCGCACGCCGCTGATCACGGTCTGAGGCTTCCGCAGCACCAAGAGGCACCAGGAATTCATAGCGTTTCAGCTCCAGCAGATCCTTTTGCTCTTGGGCTTTCAACCCGGCCAGCTTGGCCTGCTCCTGAGCCTGATCAAGGGTCATGAGTAACTGCCCCGGGGTCACCCGATCCCCCTGGGTGATCTTCAATTCAATAATCCGACCTGATGCCTGAGCCGCAAGCTGAACCAGGTCGCCGGACTCCAGCGTGCTCACCGTGTCGACATCATCTGTGAAGGTGGCCTCGGTAACAGCAGCCTGCTGCACTTCTGGAAGAGG includes:
- a CDS encoding efflux RND transporter permease subunit yields the protein MSASNNFITRPVLTTVCSILIVIVGLIAIPLLPIENLPDIAPPTVKVRANYTGADAVSVEEGVTSVLEQQINGVENMDFIKSNSSADGVSAIDVAFASGTDGDINQVNVQNRVALAEPQLPEEVRKAGVSVNKASNSILLVYNFGSEDPDQITYSAETISGLLDLKLTDAIKRVGGVGDLTYFGNRKLAFRLWLDPDKLTSFGLTSTDVVNQLSSQNRLVPAGQVGGEPAPTGQQFTFTVQLQGRLRSVEDFEQMVVRTAEGGGLVRLGDVGDVQLGGESYAVSATDLQGVPSVGLAVYQLSGSNALEVSDGVKQVLADFEMTMPVGMKMEKIYDNTDFITASIQGVVNSLRDAVVLVVLILFLFLQNWKATLVPGIAIPVALIGTFGLVLGFGFSLNQLTLFGLVLATGLVVDDAITVIEDTSTKKSEGMTALEAAKATMDELFSAVIATSLVKFAVFLPVLFFPGATGTIYKQFAATVIFSIAISTFNALTFSPMLSALLLARESKDPGRRSYAIAGTVIGFVYGLLVAGAGAPLVLIPMAVGALIGLLLGRLIDRPVTLPFSIGGAITGLILVGVSRVIPVTVYPALGLALGWCTPLIFAKFNSFYAVMESRYASALEWALGRRRLVMSILGIGILLTAVAFRAIPGGFVPIEDQGYAIGVVQAPEGVSTQVTEAINQQVAAVLRTEKNITAASVFSGASLDGNSPNKGLFFFGTRNWSERKQRDQTVGAIVERLNQKLARSVDGARVFVVEPPAIPGYGTGGGFEFQLLDQSGGAYSLADFYGTAARLIQAGNADPDLNRVYTLFAPESPQIEIEVDRDRMAAVDVDFGAAMQTFSINFGGLYVNDTFQEGKVRRVYVQADAQSRATPERLSALYVKSTNGDLISLAEFFSVRETLGPTVVPHFNLYRAIKIEGTPAAGNSSGQAITAMKGIFETINPQGLSFDWTGISREEVKAGALAVVIFALGILAVYLVLSAQYESYADPLIILMTVPTAMLGALAFLVLRGEVLNVYAQVGLVMLIGLAAGNGILIVDMANQRMQAGANALEAARFAAGSRLRPILMTAISSLFGFMPLVFASGAGARSQTSLGAVVFGGLLIATVLSLFVVPVFYVVLKSLLGQADRSSPISS
- a CDS encoding efflux RND transporter periplasmic adaptor subunit, with protein sequence MLSACGRGGNAQRPLPEVQQAAVTEATFTDDVDTVSTLESGDLVQLAAQASGRIIELKITQGDRVTPGQLLMTLDQAQEQAKLAGLKAQEQKDLLELKRYEFLVPLGAAEASDRDQRRAIYIASREEVRAQEATLAYSNLQAPIAGTVADVSVQVGDVVRNGDPFTKLIRNNTLEARVEVPSTYADRIRIGLPVLLSLPGRNEVMARSSVMSVDPGINSGTQALLVMAQFPNPDGKLRNGQRLRTRVQLESRQEPSVPFAAVTQTSGQSFVFRLGTLQELEAQPGKADLARIKRGIERGVIPSATLFALQTPVNLGPLQNNRYPVTRGLRVGQKVITSNLLSLRHGVPVKVKN